DNA from Rhizobium sp. WYJ-E13:
ACGGTATCACTGTCAACGCCATCTGCCCCGGCATCATCCTGACCGAGATGGGCAAGAACAATCTCGGCAGCGACGAAGCGATCCGTCACTGGGAAGCCGTCGCCTCGCTGAAGCGGCTCGGAAATCCCGAGGACGTTGTCGGTCCCGTCCGGTTCTTCGCTTCCAGCGAATCCGATTTCGTGACGGGGCAGGCCCTCAACGTCTGCGGCGGCATCTATTTCCACTGAACCTTTAGGGTTCCGCATCATCGGCAGCACTTGAAGCACGGCGCACGAGCGTCGGGGAGGAAATGTCATGTCTGGAAACGAACTCAAATTCTTGATCGGCGGCAACTGGGTGGATCCTATCGGCAAGGGACGCCACACGCTGATCAATCCGGCGACGGAAGAACCCATTTGCGAGATCGCCATGGGTGACGAGCGTGACGTCGATCGCGCCGTCGCTGCGGCAAAGGCCGCCTTTCCGGCCTTCTCGACAACGCCGGTGAAGGAACGGCAGCATCTCCTCAGGCGGCTGCTTGACCTTTACAACCGCGACTATGAGCTGATCGCCGACATGATGACCGAGGAGATGGGCACCACGTCAGCTTTCTCGCGATCGGCACAGGGATGGTGTGGTCGTTCTCACCTCGAAACAATTATCGATGTGCTTGATCACTATGTCTTTGAGGAACTGCGCGGCGACATTCTGATCTCACGGGAAGCGGTCGGCGTCTGCGCACTTATCACACCCTGGAACTGGCCCATGAACCAGCTGGTGGTCAAGGTCGTACCGGCATTGGCCGCGGGCTGCACCATGGTCGTGAAGCCGAGCGAGTTTTCGCCGCTAAGCTCCATCCATTTCAGCGGCCTCATCAAAGAAGCCGGCTTCCCCGACGGCGTGTACAATTATATCAACGGCGAGGGCCGGGTCGTGGGTGAAGCGCTATCGCGTCATCCTGATGTCGAAATGGTCTCTGTCACCGGCTCTGCCCGGGCGGGTGTGGCTGTTGCGCGTGCTGCGGCAGACACGATCAAGCGGGTTCATCAAGAGCTTGGGGGCAAGTCCGCAAACATCATTCTCGATGATGCCGATTTCGAGGATGCTGTCAGCCGTGGCGTTCACGGATGCTACGGAAACACCGGGCAGTCCTGCAAGGCGCCCACCCGAATGCTGGTGCCGCGGGCGCGGATGAAAGAAGCTGCGGCTATCGCCGCTCGCACAGCTGACTCCGTCAGAACTGGTCCGCCGACGGAGGCGATGTCCGACCATGGCCCCGTCGTCAACCGTCAGCAGTACGAGCGCATTCAGACGCTCATTGAGGCCGGCTTATCGGAAGGTGCGACACTGGTTGCGGGAGGTCTCGGGCGGCCAAAAGGTCTCAACCGGGGGTATTATGTGCGACCGACGGTTTTTGCCGATGTGACCTCTGAAATGACCATCGCTCGGGAGGAGATTTTCGGACCCGTTCTGTCCATCATGGCCTATCATGATGAAGAAGATGCGGTAAAGATAGCCAACGACACGGTTTATGGTCTCGCTGGCTATATCCAGACGCGGGACAAGGATCGGGCTCGTCGAATTGCGCGGCAACTGCGTGTCGGTATGGTCTACATCAACGAGTCCGGCTGGGATGCCAAGGCACCATTCGGCGGCTACAAGCAGTCAGGCAACGGGAGGGAACACGGCGAGTTTGGTCTTTCGGACTTCCTGGAGATCAAGGCGACGGGGGGGTGGAAGTAGGGCAGTCGACACCCGCGATCGCATCAACCTTGAAATGCTGCACTGGTCTCAGGGTGGGCAGGTGCGAACTTCGCGGTGATGCCAGTTACCCCCTTAGCCGGATTGCGGGGCGCCGTGCTGACGCCACTGTATTGGCGACGGTGATCTTCCTTGCTTCCAACGCCCCGGTAGCGCAATTAGCCGCTCAACGTTGATTGCCTACTTCCGGACGCGATCGATTTTGGCGCGACCGATCAACGGTCGCGTTTCGGTTCCGGCCTGTGCTGGCCGAGATGATCCTATTCCGGCTCGCGTATTCGGACACACCATTCCCTCGCCCGACCGGGTGACGCTGAGCCACAACAATAGCGCAGGTCAGACGATAATGATTACGCCGCTGCTGACCTCTCTGGCATGGCCCTACGCCCTCGTGTTGATAATTCCAGGTCCGAACCTACTCGTCGTACTAAGAGCCGCCGTGAACCCCTCGTGGTACCGGAGCCTTAGCGTAACCGCAGACTCGCACGGGCGCCGCCTTCGCCTCCCCAGCGTATCGCTGGATCAGATCAGAAGCCGCGCTTCTTCTCATATCGCTCACGGTATCCACCACGGTTTGCGGGAACCGTGATGTCCCACCATCCTGTCATGTGCATGTTGCTCCAGGGCCGCTCCAGCGAGCAGATCACCTCGACCACATAGGGCTGAGCGGATGCGAGCGCCCGCTTCAGGGCGTTGCCGATCTCGGCGGGATCGTCGACGCGCTCGCCTGCCGCGCCCAGCGACTGCGCGAAGCCGGTACAGTTGGCCATCCAGGATGCGCCATCCGGCGTCTTGAAGTTCGTGATGAGCTCACGGTCCTCGCCGAACAGGTTGAGCTGCAGATTGCGAATGCCGCACCAACCACCGTTGTTCAGGATCAGGAAGACGGCCGGGATACCCATCATAACCGCGGTCGCGAGCTCCTGTCCGGTCTGAAGGAACGCGCCATCGCCGCAGATGCAGACGACCGGCTTGTCCGGTGCGCCAAGCTTTGCACCAATCGCCGCCGGCAGTGCGAAGCCGATGCCGGAGAATCCGCCGGCCGTAATATGCTGCTTGGGTCCGTAGACCGGGAATTCATTGTAGACCTGGTTCTGCGGGCAGCTGGAATCGGTGACGACGATCGTGTCGCGCGGCAGCACCTTGCGGGCTTCTGCGAGCGCCTGGGAGATCGTTATCGGTGCATGGTTTGCCTCCTGCTGCGGCCGCAGGTGCTCGACCCACTCCGCCTTCAGCTGCTGGAAGCGCTGGAAGTACTCTGTTCCCCGGTATTCCTTCGCAGGAGCCCTTTCGAGCTCGATCAGCAGCGCCGACAGGACGGCATGGGCATCGCCGAGGATGCCGACTTCAGCGGGATAGTTCTTGCCGATCTCGAAGCCGTCGATATCGACATGGATCAGCTTGGTCTTCGGGATGTCGAAAGTAATGCCCGGGGCATAGGAAGAGGTGACACGGTCGCTGAAGCGGCATCCGAGTGAGAGGATCACGTCGGCTTCGCGGGTCATGGCGTTGCCGGAGAAGGAACCCATGTCGCCACAGGGCCAGGCGTAAAGTTCGTGATCCTCGGCAATCGCACCCTTGCCGTTGAAAGAGGTCGTCACGGGAGCACCGAGACGTTCTGCCACCTTTACCAGCAGGTCGGTCGCTTCGGCCGCGATCACGCCGCCGCCTGCGAGAATGACCGGACGCTCTGCAGACAAGAGGAGCTGGGCAGCGCGGGCAATCTCTGCCGGGTCACCGTGCAGCCGGCCGCGGGGCCGGCGCTGCTCGATCGGCGCGAGCTTGACCTCGGCTTCTTCGGCCTGAATGTCCTGAGGGAAGTTGATCAGAACGGGTCCGCGGCGGCCTTCAAGCATCGAGTTGAACGCGTGGCTCATTACTTCAGGAAGCTGCTCGACGTGAGACGGTTGAAACCACCGCTTGACGACGGGTTCGGCCATCCTCGGGAAATTGTCGGCATGCGGGCGGTCGATTTCCTGAAGGACGCCTTTTCCGGTGAAATAAGTGTGCACCGCACCGGTGATGACGAGTTGCGGCATGGAATCCATGAATGCCGTGGCAATACCTGTCAGCGTGTTGGTGGCGCCCGGTCCAATGGTCACACAGACGGCCGCGACCTGGCCGCTGGCCCGATAATAGCCATCGGCCATATGCGATGCGCCCTGTTCGTGCATCGCCGGAATGACCGTCAGTTCGTCCTGCCGGTCGACAAACGCATCCATCAGCGCAGTGTTGCCATGGCCGGGGATCGCGAAGACATATTTCACGCCTTCCCGGACAAGGTATTCGGTGACGATCTGGCCGCCTGTCAGGCGTTGGGTGGGCTGGTCCATGTGTTCCTCCTCAGTCTTTGGTGACGGTCTATCTCGCGCCACCTCGATCCAATGATAATAGGCATGGGCCGGAACGTGTCCGGCCCGCTAGATGATGAAGGTGACCTATTCCGCCTTGCCGCCGTAAGGCACGTTCTTGCCTCCGTAACGGCGAACCCGGATGTTCGCCTGCTCGCCATGCCCGGTGAAACCTTCCAGCGCACAGAGGCGCGAGCAATATTCGCCGATCAGCGTCGAGGCCTCGTCGGTGAGCACGCGCTGGTAGGTGCAGGTTTTCAGGAATTTCCCGACCCAGAGGCCGCCGGTGTAGCGGGCCGCCTGCTTGGTGGGCAGCGTATGATTGGTGCCGATCGCCTTGTCGCCATACGCGACGTTGGTCCGCGGTCCGAGGAACAGGGCTCCGAAGTTGGTCATGTTCTTCAAGAAGTAATCCGGATCCTTCGTCATGACCTGCACGTGTTCGAACGCCAGCTCATCGGCGATCCGCACCATCTCCTCGTCGCTGTCGGCCACGATCACCTGTCCGTAGGCGGCCCAGGACTTCGCGGCGATTTCGGCAGTTGCCAGGATCGTCAGGATACGCTCGATTTCAGCGATGGTGTCACGCGCGAGTTTCTCGGAAGTCGTGAGAAGAATTGCCGGCGAATCCGGTCCATGCTCTGCCTGGCCGAGAAGATCGGTCGCGCATATCTCGCCATCGACGGTATCGTCGGCAATGACCAGGGTTTCCGTCGGGCCGGCGAAGAGATCGATGCCGACGCGGCCGAAGAGCTGACGCTTGGCTTCGGCGACGAAGGCATTGCCGGGGCCGACCAGCATGTCGACGGGGGTGATCGAAGCCGTACCAAGCGCCATGGCGCCAACAGCCTGGATGCCGCCGAGGCAGTAGATCTCATCAGCACCTGCCATATGCTGGGCCGCGACGATCGCCGGAGCGGGCTTGCCCTTGTAGGGTGGTGCACAGGTGATGATGCGTTTCACAC
Protein-coding regions in this window:
- a CDS encoding thiamine pyrophosphate-binding protein gives rise to the protein MDQPTQRLTGGQIVTEYLVREGVKYVFAIPGHGNTALMDAFVDRQDELTVIPAMHEQGASHMADGYYRASGQVAAVCVTIGPGATNTLTGIATAFMDSMPQLVITGAVHTYFTGKGVLQEIDRPHADNFPRMAEPVVKRWFQPSHVEQLPEVMSHAFNSMLEGRRGPVLINFPQDIQAEEAEVKLAPIEQRRPRGRLHGDPAEIARAAQLLLSAERPVILAGGGVIAAEATDLLVKVAERLGAPVTTSFNGKGAIAEDHELYAWPCGDMGSFSGNAMTREADVILSLGCRFSDRVTSSYAPGITFDIPKTKLIHVDIDGFEIGKNYPAEVGILGDAHAVLSALLIELERAPAKEYRGTEYFQRFQQLKAEWVEHLRPQQEANHAPITISQALAEARKVLPRDTIVVTDSSCPQNQVYNEFPVYGPKQHITAGGFSGIGFALPAAIGAKLGAPDKPVVCICGDGAFLQTGQELATAVMMGIPAVFLILNNGGWCGIRNLQLNLFGEDRELITNFKTPDGASWMANCTGFAQSLGAAGERVDDPAEIGNALKRALASAQPYVVEVICSLERPWSNMHMTGWWDITVPANRGGYRERYEKKRGF
- a CDS encoding aldehyde dehydrogenase family protein, with protein sequence MSGNELKFLIGGNWVDPIGKGRHTLINPATEEPICEIAMGDERDVDRAVAAAKAAFPAFSTTPVKERQHLLRRLLDLYNRDYELIADMMTEEMGTTSAFSRSAQGWCGRSHLETIIDVLDHYVFEELRGDILISREAVGVCALITPWNWPMNQLVVKVVPALAAGCTMVVKPSEFSPLSSIHFSGLIKEAGFPDGVYNYINGEGRVVGEALSRHPDVEMVSVTGSARAGVAVARAAADTIKRVHQELGGKSANIILDDADFEDAVSRGVHGCYGNTGQSCKAPTRMLVPRARMKEAAAIAARTADSVRTGPPTEAMSDHGPVVNRQQYERIQTLIEAGLSEGATLVAGGLGRPKGLNRGYYVRPTVFADVTSEMTIAREEIFGPVLSIMAYHDEEDAVKIANDTVYGLAGYIQTRDKDRARRIARQLRVGMVYINESGWDAKAPFGGYKQSGNGREHGEFGLSDFLEIKATGGWK
- the hisD gene encoding histidinol dehydrogenase, with the protein product MANWLKRGATAEAVRAADNSVRETVERTLADIEARGDAAIRDLSIKFDGLQRDDYRLSDAEIQACMNQLSDRDLKDIEFAQTQVRNFAQHQRAALKDIEVETLPGVVLGHKNVPVNAAGCYVPGGKYPLLASAHMSVITAKVAGVKRIITCAPPYKGKPAPAIVAAQHMAGADEIYCLGGIQAVGAMALGTASITPVDMLVGPGNAFVAEAKRQLFGRVGIDLFAGPTETLVIADDTVDGEICATDLLGQAEHGPDSPAILLTTSEKLARDTIAEIERILTILATAEIAAKSWAAYGQVIVADSDEEMVRIADELAFEHVQVMTKDPDYFLKNMTNFGALFLGPRTNVAYGDKAIGTNHTLPTKQAARYTGGLWVGKFLKTCTYQRVLTDEASTLIGEYCSRLCALEGFTGHGEQANIRVRRYGGKNVPYGGKAE